A window from Leptotrichia sp. oral taxon 215 str. W9775 encodes these proteins:
- a CDS encoding peptide ABC transporter substrate-binding protein, with the protein MKRNTGILFFILAVVLLVTGCFSKNNGNTKKSKEKDPIVFNLGSDYKTLDPHLFSEMIGAQVDSSIFEGLLRLDENGNYTGGVAESFKEDGNKLTFKIRENAKWSDGSKITANDFLFAFKRVLNPKTAAQFAEMLFPIKNAEAYYEGKVQENELGVRVIDEGTLEITLEYPVSYFKYILTLPVTVPLKEEFYNIHKDKYAIKQDSFLFNGPYKIVSLKENEILLEKNEYYWNSKNIKIPEIKYVISKDFKVVDDLIKNREIDMSRVENYHLEKYKKEGTVDTFLNGRVWYLDFNLNNKYLQNKKLRKAILLVIDRKKYVKEIKKDGSVVAKSLISSIISGHSKKYREKYPDTDNFKDNDIEEAKKLYSEALKELGISTLKLNLLSGNSDPEKLEIQFLQEELKTKLGLETNVTVVPFKERLNRTRTGDYDIVLNTWSPKFDDALSYLERWKKNDGKNESIWSKKQYNLLVEEISKMPSGDERDKKTNEAEMILVNEAVIVPLYFSVENHYINPSIKGIVRRSITGIADFNYGYIEK; encoded by the coding sequence GTGAAAAGGAATACAGGTATACTATTTTTTATATTAGCGGTAGTGCTGTTGGTGACAGGATGCTTTTCTAAAAATAATGGAAATACGAAAAAAAGTAAAGAAAAAGATCCGATAGTATTTAATCTTGGAAGCGATTATAAAACTCTGGATCCTCATTTATTCAGTGAAATGATCGGTGCACAGGTGGATTCATCTATTTTTGAGGGACTTCTGAGACTGGATGAAAACGGAAACTATACAGGCGGAGTGGCTGAAAGCTTTAAAGAAGACGGAAATAAACTTACGTTTAAAATTAGGGAAAATGCCAAATGGAGTGACGGAAGTAAAATTACAGCAAATGATTTTCTGTTTGCTTTTAAAAGAGTCCTGAATCCTAAAACTGCTGCCCAGTTTGCAGAAATGCTTTTTCCAATAAAAAATGCAGAAGCTTATTATGAAGGAAAAGTCCAGGAAAATGAGCTTGGAGTAAGGGTGATTGATGAAGGAACTTTAGAGATTACTCTTGAATATCCTGTATCATATTTTAAATATATACTGACATTACCAGTTACAGTTCCGCTGAAAGAGGAATTTTATAATATTCATAAAGATAAATATGCAATAAAACAAGACAGTTTTCTTTTTAACGGTCCGTATAAAATAGTTTCCCTCAAGGAAAATGAAATATTGCTTGAAAAAAATGAATATTACTGGAATAGTAAAAATATAAAAATACCTGAGATAAAATATGTTATTTCGAAAGATTTCAAAGTGGTGGACGACCTGATAAAAAATAGGGAAATAGATATGTCGAGGGTTGAAAACTATCATCTGGAAAAATACAAAAAAGAAGGGACGGTAGATACTTTTCTTAATGGAAGAGTATGGTATCTGGATTTTAATTTAAACAACAAATATCTGCAGAATAAAAAGTTAAGAAAAGCAATTTTACTTGTAATAGACAGGAAAAAATATGTGAAGGAAATAAAGAAGGACGGTTCAGTAGTTGCAAAATCCTTAATAAGCAGTATAATTTCAGGACATTCTAAAAAATATAGGGAAAAATACCCTGATACTGATAATTTTAAGGATAATGACATTGAAGAAGCAAAAAAACTTTATTCTGAAGCATTGAAGGAATTAGGAATTTCAACATTAAAATTGAACCTGTTATCTGGAAATTCAGACCCTGAAAAACTTGAAATTCAATTTCTGCAGGAAGAATTAAAAACTAAATTGGGACTGGAAACAAATGTTACTGTCGTTCCTTTTAAAGAAAGACTGAATAGAACAAGGACAGGAGATTATGATATAGTTTTAAATACGTGGTCACCAAAATTTGATGATGCCCTTTCTTATCTTGAAAGATGGAAAAAGAATGACGGAAAAAATGAAAGTATATGGTCAAAAAAACAGTATAACCTTCTTGTTGAAGAAATTTCAAAAATGCCTTCAGGAGATGAAAGGGATAAAAAGACAAATGAAGCAGAAATGATACTTGTAAATGAAGCTGTTATTGTACCTCTGTACTTTTCAGTTGAAAATCACTATATAAATCCTAGTATAAAAGGAATTGTAAGAAGAAGCATTACTGGAATAGCAGACTTTAACTACGGATATATAGAAAAGTAG
- the metK gene encoding methionine adenosyltransferase, whose amino-acid sequence MSKNIYFTSEFVSPGHPDKICDQISDAVLDACLSEDVNARVACETFATTGLVVVGGEITTTTYVDVQKIVRDKIDEIGYKPGMGFDSDCGVLNTIHSQSPDISMGVDTGGAGDQGIMFGGAVNETEELMPLAMVLARKIIVRLTRLTRDKTLAWARPDAKAQVTLIYDENGKIKGVDTVVLSVQHDEEVTKEKIEGDLKEQVIKPVLEKYGLDYSNVRKYHINPTGRFVIGGPHGDSGLTGRKIIIDTYGGYFRHGGGAFSGKDPSKVDRSAAYAARWIAKNIVAAGIATKCEVQLSYAIGVVEPVSVRVETFGTSTIEEGRIEEIVEKIFDLTPRGIERELELRKPKFRYQDLAAFGHIGRTDIDLPWERLNKVDEIKSYL is encoded by the coding sequence ATGTCAAAGAACATTTATTTTACATCAGAATTTGTATCACCAGGGCATCCTGACAAAATATGTGATCAAATTTCAGATGCAGTATTAGACGCGTGTCTTTCAGAAGACGTAAATGCCAGAGTGGCTTGTGAAACATTTGCAACAACAGGACTTGTAGTTGTAGGAGGGGAAATAACTACAACAACATATGTTGATGTACAGAAAATTGTAAGGGATAAAATCGATGAAATAGGGTATAAACCTGGAATGGGATTTGACTCTGACTGTGGAGTACTTAATACTATCCATTCACAGTCACCTGATATTTCAATGGGTGTAGACACTGGAGGAGCAGGAGACCAGGGAATCATGTTTGGTGGAGCAGTAAATGAGACAGAAGAACTTATGCCTTTAGCAATGGTACTTGCAAGAAAAATAATAGTAAGGCTTACAAGACTTACAAGAGACAAAACTTTAGCATGGGCAAGACCTGATGCAAAAGCACAAGTAACGCTTATTTATGATGAAAATGGAAAAATTAAAGGTGTTGATACAGTTGTTCTATCTGTGCAGCATGATGAAGAAGTAACAAAGGAAAAAATAGAAGGGGACTTGAAGGAACAGGTTATAAAGCCAGTACTGGAAAAATATGGACTTGATTATTCCAATGTAAGAAAATATCATATAAACCCTACTGGAAGATTTGTAATAGGTGGTCCTCATGGAGATTCAGGACTGACAGGAAGAAAAATAATAATTGATACTTATGGAGGATATTTCAGACATGGGGGAGGGGCATTCTCAGGAAAGGATCCTTCAAAGGTTGACAGATCTGCCGCCTATGCAGCAAGATGGATTGCAAAAAATATAGTTGCGGCAGGAATAGCTACAAAATGTGAAGTTCAGCTTTCATATGCAATAGGGGTTGTAGAACCTGTTTCAGTAAGAGTGGAAACTTTCGGAACTTCTACGATTGAAGAAGGCAGAATTGAAGAAATAGTGGAAAAAATATTTGATCTTACTCCAAGAGGAATAGAAAGGGAGCTTGAATTGAGAAAACCTAAGTTCAGATATCAGGATTTAGCTGCATTTGGACATATAGGAAGAACAGATATAGATTTACCTTGGGAAAGATTGAATAAGGTTGATGAAATAAAAAGTTATTTATAA
- the recR gene encoding recombination mediator RecR, giving the protein MKKLDELIEVFGKLPGIGKKSAMRIAFDILEKNEIEIENMLSTIKDAYTSIKHCSICGNLCEGEICEICSSEKRDKSVICIVESVKDVIAFEKSETYNGLYHVLGGKIDPLNGVTIEDLNISELMKRLDEKDVEEVILALNPDMEGETTALYLIKMMKNKGVKVSQIASGIPMGGNIEFTDMATLGRSLEGRREIE; this is encoded by the coding sequence ATGAAAAAATTGGATGAGCTTATAGAAGTTTTTGGGAAACTGCCTGGAATAGGTAAAAAAAGTGCCATGAGGATAGCTTTTGACATACTGGAGAAAAATGAAATTGAGATTGAAAATATGCTTTCAACTATAAAGGATGCATATACTAGCATAAAACACTGTTCAATCTGTGGAAATTTATGTGAGGGGGAAATATGTGAAATCTGTTCAAGTGAGAAAAGGGATAAAAGTGTCATATGTATAGTGGAAAGTGTAAAGGACGTAATAGCTTTTGAAAAATCTGAAACTTACAATGGTCTTTATCACGTGCTGGGCGGGAAAATAGATCCCCTTAATGGAGTGACAATAGAAGATCTGAATATATCTGAACTGATGAAAAGGCTTGATGAAAAAGATGTGGAGGAAGTAATACTGGCTTTAAATCCTGATATGGAGGGAGAAACAACAGCACTTTATCTTATAAAAATGATGAAAAATAAAGGGGTAAAGGTGTCTCAGATTGCAAGTGGAATTCCTATGGGTGGAAATATTGAGTTTACTGATATGGCCACATTGGGAAGATCATTGGAAGGAAGACGTGAAATAGAATAA